The Neomonachus schauinslandi chromosome 4, ASM220157v2, whole genome shotgun sequence genome includes a region encoding these proteins:
- the RHBDL2 gene encoding rhomboid-related protein 2 isoform X2, producing the protein MAADRDLEMEDMNLNMDRDMKGELEEEKEMREDRGGKNPLKNKKVHRIVSKWMLPEKVRRAYLERANCLPPPVFIISISLAELAVFIYYAVWKPQKQWITLDTGILESPFIYSPEKREQAWRFISYMLVHAGVQHLVGNLIMQLVLGIPLEMVHKGLRVGLVYLAGVTAVLSDMGFALYRRFFVPANGSPVSFAAHIAGGFAGMSIGYTVFSCFDQALLKDPRFWIAIAAYFACALFAVFFNIFLSPAN; encoded by the exons ATGGCTGCTGATCGTGATTTGGAGATGGAGGATATGAATCTGAACATGGACAGAGACATGAAAGGAGagctggaagaagagaaggaaatgagagaggaCAGGGGAGGTAAAAATCCCCTCAAGAATAAAAAGGTCCACAGGATTGTCTCAAAATGGATGCTTCCTGAAAAGGTTCGAAGAGCATACCTGGAGAGAGCTAactgcctcccaccccctgtGTTCATCATCTCCATCAGCCTTGCCGAG TTGGCGGTGTTTATTTACTATGCTGTGTGGAAGCCTCAGAAACAGTGGATCACCCTGGACACAGGCATCCTGGAGAGTCCCTTTATCTACAGTCCTGAGAAGCGGGAGCAAGCCTGGAGGTTTATCTCCTATATGCTGGTCCATGCTGG AGTTCAGCACCTCGTGGGGAATCTCATCATGCAGCTCGTTTTGGGTATTCCCTTGGAAATGGTCCACAAAGGCCTCCGAGTAGGGCTGGTGTACCTGGCAGGAGTGACTGCAG ttttgtcGGATATGGGATTTGCTCTCTACAGAAGGTTCTTTGTCCCTGCAAACGGGTCGCCG GTGTCTTTTGCAGCCCACATTGCAGGTGGATTCGCTGGAATGTCCATAGGTTACACTGTGTTTAGCTGCTTTGATCAGGCATTGCTGAAGGATCCGAGATTTTGGATAGCAATTGCGGCTTATTTTGCTTGTGCCTTATTTGCCgtgtttttcaacattttcctcTCCCCAGCAAACTGA
- the RHBDL2 gene encoding rhomboid-related protein 2 isoform X1 — protein MAADRDLEMEDMNLNMDRDMKGELEEEKEMREDRGGKNPLKNKKVHRIVSKWMLPEKVRRAYLERANCLPPPVFIISISLAELAVFIYYAVWKPQKQWITLDTGILESPFIYSPEKREQAWRFISYMLVHAGVQHLVGNLIMQLVLGIPLEMVHKGLRVGLVYLAGVTAGSLASSIFDPLRYLVGASGGVYALMGGYFMNVLVNFREMIPALGIVRLLIIILIILSDMGFALYRRFFVPANGSPVSFAAHIAGGFAGMSIGYTVFSCFDQALLKDPRFWIAIAAYFACALFAVFFNIFLSPAN, from the exons ATGGCTGCTGATCGTGATTTGGAGATGGAGGATATGAATCTGAACATGGACAGAGACATGAAAGGAGagctggaagaagagaaggaaatgagagaggaCAGGGGAGGTAAAAATCCCCTCAAGAATAAAAAGGTCCACAGGATTGTCTCAAAATGGATGCTTCCTGAAAAGGTTCGAAGAGCATACCTGGAGAGAGCTAactgcctcccaccccctgtGTTCATCATCTCCATCAGCCTTGCCGAG TTGGCGGTGTTTATTTACTATGCTGTGTGGAAGCCTCAGAAACAGTGGATCACCCTGGACACAGGCATCCTGGAGAGTCCCTTTATCTACAGTCCTGAGAAGCGGGAGCAAGCCTGGAGGTTTATCTCCTATATGCTGGTCCATGCTGG AGTTCAGCACCTCGTGGGGAATCTCATCATGCAGCTCGTTTTGGGTATTCCCTTGGAAATGGTCCACAAAGGCCTCCGAGTAGGGCTGGTGTACCTGGCAGGAGTGACTGCAG ggtCCCTTGCCAGCTCCATTTTTGACCCACTCAGATATCTTGTGGGTGCTTCAGGAGGAGTCTATGCTCTGATGGGAGGCTATTTTATGAATGTTCTGGTG AATTTTCGAGAAATGATTCCTGCCTTGGGAATTGTCAGACTACTGATCATCATCCTTATAA ttttgtcGGATATGGGATTTGCTCTCTACAGAAGGTTCTTTGTCCCTGCAAACGGGTCGCCG GTGTCTTTTGCAGCCCACATTGCAGGTGGATTCGCTGGAATGTCCATAGGTTACACTGTGTTTAGCTGCTTTGATCAGGCATTGCTGAAGGATCCGAGATTTTGGATAGCAATTGCGGCTTATTTTGCTTGTGCCTTATTTGCCgtgtttttcaacattttcctcTCCCCAGCAAACTGA